The Kaustia mangrovi genome has a segment encoding these proteins:
- a CDS encoding GFA family protein, translating to MKLEGSCRCGAVRFSLKAYAPCPYMRCYCSICRKTAGGGGYAINLGARADTLTVEGEDAIAMFHAVIDGEESPGERRFCRHCGSALWVSDPRWPELVHPFASAIDTPLPTPPETVHIMLAHAADWAKPERVEGDRYFDGYPDQSLEDWHRTHGLLDNA from the coding sequence ATGAAGCTTGAGGGATCCTGCCGTTGCGGCGCGGTGCGCTTCTCGCTCAAGGCGTACGCGCCCTGCCCCTATATGCGCTGCTACTGTTCCATCTGCCGCAAGACGGCGGGCGGTGGCGGCTATGCGATCAATCTCGGCGCGAGAGCCGACACGCTGACGGTGGAGGGCGAGGACGCGATCGCCATGTTCCACGCCGTGATCGATGGCGAGGAGAGCCCCGGCGAGCGCCGCTTCTGCCGGCATTGCGGCAGCGCGCTCTGGGTCTCAGATCCGCGCTGGCCGGAGCTCGTCCACCCCTTCGCCTCCGCCATCGACACGCCGCTTCCCACCCCACCGGAGACGGTGCATATCATGCTGGCCCATGCGGCCGACTGGGCGAAGCCCGAACGCGTCGAGGGCGACCGCTATTTTGACGGCTATCCGGACCAGTCCCTTGAGGACTGGCACAGGACCCACGGCCTTCTCGACAACGCTTGA
- the sseA gene encoding 3-mercaptopyruvate sulfurtransferase, translating into MAAPDREDNLVSTDWLQSHLNAPDLVVLDASWHLPTENRDARADYLAEHIPGALFFDIDEVSDKDNPLPHMLPPAEAFSARMRRLGIGDGKRVVCYDSKGIYSAARAWWMFKVFGHNDVAVLDGGLKKWKAEDRPLEEGDPAPRQERHFTARFQSMLVRDKTEVAHALETGRAQVADARSPSRFSGSEPEPRAELRSGHMPGACNVHYAKLLNADGTMKSAQDIRAVFADAGVDLSRPVVTSCGSGVTAAILTLGLDLAGHRDNALYDGSWAEWGADTALPVTTGD; encoded by the coding sequence ATGGCGGCACCCGATCGTGAGGACAATCTGGTCTCCACCGACTGGCTCCAGAGCCATCTGAACGCACCCGATCTCGTGGTGCTCGACGCGTCGTGGCACCTGCCGACGGAAAACCGCGATGCGCGCGCGGACTATCTCGCCGAGCACATTCCGGGCGCCCTGTTCTTCGATATCGACGAGGTCTCCGACAAGGACAATCCGCTGCCCCACATGCTGCCGCCGGCGGAGGCGTTCTCCGCGCGCATGCGGCGGCTCGGCATCGGCGACGGCAAGCGCGTCGTGTGCTACGACAGCAAGGGCATCTATTCGGCCGCGCGCGCCTGGTGGATGTTCAAGGTCTTCGGCCACAACGACGTGGCGGTGCTCGACGGCGGGCTGAAGAAATGGAAGGCGGAGGACCGCCCGCTCGAAGAGGGCGATCCCGCCCCGCGCCAGGAGCGCCACTTCACGGCCCGCTTCCAGTCCATGCTGGTGCGCGACAAGACGGAGGTCGCGCATGCCCTCGAAACGGGGCGCGCGCAGGTCGCCGATGCGCGCTCGCCCTCGCGCTTTTCCGGCAGCGAGCCCGAGCCCCGCGCGGAGCTGCGGTCCGGCCACATGCCCGGCGCCTGCAACGTGCATTACGCAAAGCTTCTCAATGCGGACGGCACAATGAAGAGCGCACAGGACATCCGCGCGGTCTTCGCCGACGCCGGCGTCGATCTCTCCCGTCCGGTCGTCACGAGCTGCGGCTCCGGCGTCACCGCGGCCATCCTCACGCTGGGCCTCGATCTCGCCGGCCATCGCGACAACGCGCTCTATGACGGCTCGTGGGCGGAATGGGGCGCCGATACCGCCCTGCCCGTGACCACGGGAGATTGA
- a CDS encoding GNAT family N-acetyltransferase, with product MTRTIDTVVTFLEMTEQPSLVDIHPPVNLKVALMRAEEIPVHFYRYLYDTVGTGLYWIDRKVLSDEALANIIHDENVEVFVAYGHGVPAGFFEIDARKPEEVWLAYFGIVPDFQGQGVGKWLLAEAIGTAWAKGPERVRVETCTLDHPRALALYQRMGFVPYAQEDKTMEVPDTA from the coding sequence ATGACCCGCACCATCGACACCGTCGTCACCTTCCTGGAGATGACCGAGCAGCCGTCGCTCGTCGACATCCACCCGCCGGTCAACCTGAAGGTCGCGCTGATGCGGGCGGAGGAGATTCCGGTGCACTTCTACCGCTATCTCTACGACACGGTGGGGACGGGCCTTTACTGGATCGACCGCAAGGTGCTGAGCGACGAGGCGCTGGCGAACATCATCCACGACGAGAATGTGGAGGTCTTCGTCGCCTACGGCCACGGCGTGCCGGCCGGCTTCTTCGAGATCGACGCGCGCAAGCCGGAGGAGGTCTGGCTCGCCTATTTCGGCATCGTCCCCGATTTCCAGGGCCAGGGCGTGGGCAAATGGCTTCTGGCGGAGGCGATCGGCACGGCCTGGGCCAAGGGCCCTGAGCGCGTGCGGGTGGAGACCTGCACGCTCGACCATCCCCGCGCCCTCGCGCTCTACCAGCGCATGGGGTTCGTGCCCTATGCCCAGGAGGACAAGACCATGGAGGTGCCGGACACCGCCTGA
- a CDS encoding DUF2905 domain-containing protein has translation MGKLLIIFGLILVTAGLLWPLLARIGLGHLPGDIVIEREGFTLYLPLASSLVISAALSLVLWLIGRF, from the coding sequence ATGGGTAAACTTCTGATCATCTTCGGGCTGATCCTCGTCACCGCCGGCCTCCTCTGGCCGCTGCTCGCCCGGATCGGCCTGGGGCATCTGCCCGGCGACATCGTGATCGAGAGGGAGGGCTTCACCCTCTACCTGCCGCTTGCCTCATCGCTCGTGATCAGCGCGGCGCTGTCGCTCGTCCTCTGGCTGATCGGGCGGTTCTGA
- a CDS encoding MFS transporter: MLAPDLRPELRWLSSGFLLTLCSGFGQTYFIALFTGHLKADLSMSDGDVGTLYMIGTLASAALLTWAGKFADTVSIRWLGVGVMGGLAATSLLMASVASAWTLAVAFFGLRFFGQGMLTHVAMTAMGRWFNRKRGRAVSIAALGLSASEAAFPILAVAAIGLVGWRQTWVLAAAALVVLAVPALIALLGHERKPGATLQRTGESDDGTPPRHEWTRGEVLKSPLFYALMPGILAPPFILTAIFFNQAVIVEIKGWELSWFAASFPILAGANVVSALTAGWLVDRIGARHLLPALLVPLGLSALVLAYAANPFVLPVVMALVGLVLGSAATVQGALWAELYGTRHLGAIRSVVVSGVVFGSALSPALTGILIDAGVALETQLLAMAIYSFATAGWMALLGPRLTRLATA, encoded by the coding sequence ATGCTCGCGCCCGATCTGCGTCCCGAACTGCGATGGCTCTCGAGCGGCTTCCTCCTCACCCTGTGCTCGGGCTTCGGCCAGACCTATTTCATCGCCCTGTTCACCGGCCATCTGAAGGCCGACCTCTCGATGAGCGACGGCGATGTCGGCACGCTCTACATGATCGGCACGCTGGCGAGCGCCGCGCTGCTGACCTGGGCGGGCAAGTTCGCCGACACCGTCTCCATACGCTGGCTCGGCGTCGGGGTCATGGGCGGCCTTGCCGCGACATCCCTGCTCATGGCCTCGGTCGCCTCCGCCTGGACGCTCGCCGTGGCGTTCTTCGGCCTCAGATTCTTTGGCCAGGGCATGCTCACCCATGTGGCCATGACGGCCATGGGCCGCTGGTTCAACCGCAAGCGCGGGCGCGCGGTTTCCATCGCCGCGCTCGGCCTCTCCGCAAGCGAGGCGGCGTTCCCGATCCTCGCGGTCGCGGCCATCGGCCTCGTCGGCTGGCGCCAGACATGGGTTCTCGCCGCCGCTGCCCTCGTCGTGCTCGCCGTGCCCGCACTGATCGCCCTGCTCGGCCATGAGCGCAAGCCCGGGGCGACCCTCCAGCGCACGGGCGAAAGCGACGACGGGACGCCTCCCCGGCACGAATGGACGCGCGGCGAAGTGCTGAAGAGTCCGCTCTTCTACGCCCTGATGCCGGGCATCCTCGCACCGCCCTTCATCCTGACCGCCATCTTCTTCAACCAGGCGGTGATCGTGGAGATCAAGGGCTGGGAGCTGTCGTGGTTCGCGGCGAGCTTCCCGATCCTCGCCGGCGCCAATGTCGTCTCCGCGCTGACCGCGGGCTGGCTTGTGGACCGGATCGGCGCACGCCACCTCCTGCCCGCCCTGCTCGTGCCCCTGGGGCTCTCCGCGCTCGTCCTCGCCTATGCGGCGAACCCCTTCGTGCTGCCCGTGGTCATGGCGCTTGTCGGGCTGGTGCTCGGCAGCGCGGCGACGGTCCAGGGCGCGCTGTGGGCCGAGCTCTACGGCACGCGGCATCTCGGCGCGATCCGGTCCGTCGTCGTCTCCGGCGTGGTCTTCGGCTCCGCCCTGTCGCCGGCGTTGACCGGCATCCTGATCGATGCCGGCGTGGCGCTGGAGACGCAGCTTCTCGCCATGGCGATCTATTCCTTCGCCACAGCAGGCTGGATGGCCCTGCTCGGACCGAGGCTCACCCGGCTGGCGACCGCCTGA
- a CDS encoding DUF2165 family protein, with protein MTIRLSKALLVLLIGLFALLVGANNIVDYESNFAFVQHVLSMDTTFPDNALMWRAITDETVHHAAYWLIIIGELVTGGLCVLGALALLAASRSDADRFNAAKRLAVCGLTLGFALWFFGFMTVGAEWFLMWQSQTWNGQQAAFRFIVCIGLVLVYLNARDGELRRSPAG; from the coding sequence ATGACGATACGGCTTTCGAAGGCGCTTCTCGTCTTGCTGATCGGCCTGTTCGCGCTGCTGGTCGGAGCGAACAACATTGTCGACTACGAGTCCAATTTCGCCTTCGTCCAGCATGTCCTGTCCATGGACACGACCTTTCCGGACAATGCCCTGATGTGGCGCGCGATCACCGACGAGACGGTGCACCATGCCGCCTATTGGCTGATTATCATTGGCGAGCTGGTGACGGGTGGCCTGTGCGTGCTCGGCGCGCTGGCCCTGCTTGCCGCGTCGCGGAGCGATGCCGACCGCTTCAACGCGGCCAAGCGGCTTGCGGTCTGCGGGCTCACCCTCGGCTTCGCACTGTGGTTCTTCGGCTTCATGACGGTCGGGGCGGAATGGTTCCTCATGTGGCAGTCGCAGACCTGGAACGGCCAGCAGGCCGCCTTCCGCTTCATCGTCTGCATCGGCCTCGTGCTCGTCTATCTCAACGCCCGCGACGGCGAGCTCAGGCGGTCGCCAGCCGGGTGA
- a CDS encoding amino acid ABC transporter ATP-binding protein produces the protein MASTNVAAESAKDAGSAIDKSGFQVSDDVAIQIVGMNKWFGDFHVLRDINLTVHKGERIVICGPSGSGKSTLIRCINRLEEHQAGQIVVDGIELSDDLKKIDEIRREVGMVFQHFNLFPHLTILQNCTLAPIWVRKMPRREAEEAAMTYLERVKIPEQANKYPGQLSGGQQQRVAIARALCMNPRIMLFDEPTSALDPEMIKEVLDVMVDLAQSGMTMICVTHEMGFARQVANRVIFMDEGQIIEQNEPEEFFTNPKSDRTKLFLSQILH, from the coding sequence ATGGCCAGTACGAATGTTGCTGCAGAGAGCGCGAAGGATGCGGGCTCGGCAATCGACAAGTCGGGCTTCCAGGTTTCCGACGACGTCGCCATCCAGATCGTGGGCATGAACAAGTGGTTCGGCGATTTCCACGTGCTTCGCGATATCAACCTCACCGTCCACAAGGGCGAACGCATCGTGATCTGCGGCCCGTCCGGCTCGGGCAAGTCGACGCTCATCCGCTGCATCAACCGGCTGGAGGAGCATCAGGCGGGCCAGATCGTCGTCGACGGAATCGAGCTGTCCGACGATTTGAAGAAGATCGACGAGATCCGGCGCGAAGTGGGCATGGTGTTCCAGCACTTCAACCTGTTCCCGCATCTCACCATCCTGCAGAACTGCACGCTGGCGCCGATCTGGGTGCGCAAGATGCCGCGCAGGGAGGCTGAGGAGGCTGCCATGACTTATCTGGAGCGGGTCAAGATCCCCGAGCAGGCCAACAAGTATCCCGGCCAGCTCTCCGGCGGCCAGCAGCAGCGCGTCGCCATCGCGCGGGCGCTGTGCATGAACCCGCGCATCATGCTGTTCGACGAGCCGACCTCGGCGCTCGACCCGGAGATGATCAAGGAGGTGCTCGACGTGATGGTCGATCTCGCCCAGTCGGGCATGACCATGATCTGCGTGACCCACGAGATGGGCTTTGCCCGACAGGTCGCGAACCGCGTCATCTTTATGGACGAGGGGCAGATCATCGAGCAGAACGAGCCGGAAGAGTTCTTCACCAACCCGAAGAGCGACCGGACCAAGCTGTTCCTGAGCCAGATCCTGCATTAG
- a CDS encoding amino acid ABC transporter permease produces the protein MANAHNNDAFVRTEMAPTLPPPRSQVGVIGWMRASLFSSWWNTILTLVGLYIIWLVVPGLIQWAFVDAVWTGSDREACLASAVGHEVGACWAFVRAKIGQFVYGRYPDAEIWRVNVAYFVGIAGLIPLLIPSVPFKAANVIFMLGIYPVLTLILLTGGHFDIGAGGWVTLAVFLAIALALVLFFSRWAGIIDPKAGLTAWGVGSGALVALVAALSVDWGLAPVPTSLWGGLLVTLVVAVTGIVASLPIGILLALGRRSKMPVVRLFSIMFIEFWRGVPLITVLFMASVMLPLFLPEGVTFDKLLRCLIGVTLFAAAYMAEVVRGGLQAIPRGQYEGAQAMGLSYWKMMGLVVLPQALKLVIPGIVNTFIGLFKDTTLVLIIGLFDLLGIIQLNFTDANWSTPTTGHTGYAFAAAVFWIFCFGMSRYSIFMEHRLSAGERR, from the coding sequence ATGGCCAATGCACACAACAACGACGCTTTCGTGCGCACGGAGATGGCGCCGACATTGCCGCCGCCGCGTTCTCAGGTCGGCGTGATCGGCTGGATGCGTGCCTCTCTGTTCTCCTCCTGGTGGAACACGATCCTTACGCTTGTCGGCCTGTACATTATCTGGCTCGTTGTGCCGGGTCTCATCCAGTGGGCCTTCGTCGACGCGGTGTGGACGGGGTCGGACCGCGAGGCGTGCCTGGCAAGCGCCGTCGGCCACGAGGTCGGCGCCTGCTGGGCCTTCGTGCGGGCCAAGATCGGGCAGTTCGTCTATGGGCGCTATCCCGATGCCGAGATCTGGCGGGTGAATGTCGCCTATTTCGTCGGAATCGCGGGTCTCATCCCGCTGCTCATCCCGTCGGTGCCCTTCAAGGCGGCCAATGTGATTTTCATGCTCGGCATCTATCCGGTGTTGACGCTGATCCTTCTGACCGGCGGACATTTCGACATCGGCGCCGGCGGCTGGGTGACGCTGGCGGTTTTCCTCGCGATCGCGCTGGCGCTCGTCCTGTTCTTCTCCAGATGGGCGGGGATCATAGACCCCAAGGCGGGGCTCACTGCCTGGGGCGTCGGCTCGGGCGCGCTGGTCGCGCTGGTCGCCGCGCTCAGTGTCGACTGGGGGCTCGCACCCGTGCCGACCTCGCTGTGGGGCGGCCTCCTGGTAACGCTGGTCGTGGCGGTGACCGGCATCGTGGCCTCGCTGCCGATCGGCATCCTGCTCGCTCTCGGGCGGCGCTCGAAAATGCCGGTGGTGCGCCTGTTCTCGATCATGTTCATCGAGTTCTGGCGCGGCGTGCCGCTGATCACGGTGCTGTTCATGGCGAGCGTGATGCTGCCGCTCTTCCTGCCGGAGGGGGTGACCTTCGACAAGCTGCTGCGCTGCCTGATCGGCGTGACGCTGTTCGCCGCCGCCTATATGGCGGAGGTCGTGCGCGGCGGGCTGCAGGCCATCCCCCGCGGGCAGTACGAGGGCGCGCAGGCCATGGGGCTCAGCTACTGGAAGATGATGGGGCTCGTCGTTCTGCCCCAGGCCCTCAAGCTGGTCATTCCGGGCATCGTCAACACCTTCATCGGCCTGTTCAAGGACACGACGCTGGTGCTGATCATCGGGCTCTTCGACCTTCTGGGAATCATCCAGCTCAACTTCACCGACGCGAACTGGTCGACGCCGACGACCGGACACACCGGCTATGCCTTCGCGGCGGCGGTGTTCTGGATCTTCTGCTTCGGCATGTCGCGCTATTCGATCTTCATGGAGCACCGCCTGAGCGCGGGCGAGCGGCGATAA
- a CDS encoding amino acid ABC transporter permease, translating into MSVATQEVRQQKSSIWNDPRFRSLLSQVLLIAAVIWLGWEVISNTMRNLEQQNIASGFGFLDTTAGFGINQSLITYSEESSYGRVFVVGLLNTILVSFLGIILATIIGFVVGVMRLSKNWLIAKIAAVYVEVLRNIPLLLQIFFWYFAVLRSLPSPRASATVLDSFFVNNRGLYVPRPLTEPGFQVVTALFLIGIAATVAIRIWAKRRQDRTGQQFPVLLTGLGLIVGLPVAAFLVLGSPVTLNYPQLKGFNFVGGLRVIPEFVAMLLALSIYTAAFIAEIVRAGILAVSKGQTEAASALGLRPRPTLRLVVVPQAVRVIIPPLTNQYLNLTKNSSLAVAIAYPELVSVFAGTTLNQTGQAVEIILMTMAVYLTLSLLTSAFMNWYNAKMALVER; encoded by the coding sequence ATGAGTGTTGCAACCCAAGAGGTGCGGCAGCAGAAATCGTCGATCTGGAACGATCCGCGGTTTCGTTCGCTGCTGTCCCAGGTGCTTCTCATCGCGGCCGTGATCTGGCTGGGGTGGGAGGTCATCTCGAATACGATGCGGAATCTCGAGCAGCAGAACATCGCCTCGGGATTCGGCTTTCTGGACACAACGGCCGGCTTCGGCATCAATCAGAGCCTGATCACCTATAGCGAGGAATCAAGTTACGGGCGGGTGTTCGTCGTCGGTCTCCTGAACACGATCCTGGTCTCGTTTCTCGGCATCATCCTCGCGACCATCATCGGCTTCGTCGTCGGGGTCATGAGGCTGTCGAAGAACTGGCTGATCGCGAAGATCGCGGCGGTCTATGTGGAAGTGCTCCGGAACATTCCGCTGCTTCTGCAGATCTTCTTCTGGTACTTCGCTGTCCTGCGCTCCCTGCCGTCGCCGCGGGCGAGCGCCACGGTGCTCGACTCCTTCTTCGTCAACAATCGCGGCCTCTATGTGCCGCGCCCGCTGACCGAGCCCGGTTTCCAGGTGGTCACGGCGCTGTTCCTGATCGGCATCGCCGCCACGGTGGCGATCCGCATCTGGGCGAAGCGCCGCCAGGACCGCACGGGGCAGCAATTCCCCGTCCTGCTGACGGGACTCGGACTGATCGTCGGCCTCCCGGTCGCCGCCTTCCTCGTGCTCGGATCGCCGGTGACGCTCAACTATCCCCAGCTCAAGGGCTTCAACTTCGTCGGCGGCCTGCGGGTCATTCCGGAGTTCGTCGCCATGCTGCTGGCATTGAGCATCTATACGGCGGCCTTCATCGCGGAGATCGTGCGCGCCGGCATCCTGGCGGTGAGCAAGGGGCAGACGGAGGCGGCCTCCGCCCTCGGACTCAGGCCCCGGCCGACCTTGCGGCTGGTGGTCGTCCCCCAGGCGGTGCGCGTGATCATTCCACCGCTCACCAACCAGTATCTCAACCTCACCAAGAACTCCTCTCTGGCGGTCGCCATCGCCTATCCGGAGCTCGTCTCGGTCTTTGCGGGCACCACCCTCAACCAGACCGGCCAGGCGGTGGAGATCATTCTCATGACCATGGCCGTCTATCTGACGCTGTCGCTTCTGACCTCGGCCTTCATGAACTGGTACAATGCCAAGATGGCATTGGTGGAGCGCTGA
- a CDS encoding amino acid ABC transporter substrate-binding protein has protein sequence MKRKLLSFVFGAAFGVAAVSAASAATLDDVKSKGHVQCGVSQGLPGFSNPDDKGNWTGIDVDLCRAIAAAIFGDPDKVNYTPLSAKERFTALQSGEIDVLSRNTTWTMQRDTALGLNFAGVNYYDGQGFMVRKSLGVTSALELAGAAVCTNTGTTTELNLADYFRANNMTYEVVAFEKADEVVRAYDEGRCDVYTTDQSGLYAQRLKLTNPEDHMVLPEVISKEPLGPVVRQGDDQWFNIVKWVLFAAVNAEELGVSSENAEESMKSTNPSIRRLLGVEGDFGPAVGLDKNWAYNVIKMVGNYGEMFDRNVGPDTPLGIARGLNALWTKGGIQYAPRSANGGCGHDDEPGCTCRGQAP, from the coding sequence ATGAAAAGAAAACTGCTCTCGTTCGTGTTCGGTGCAGCGTTTGGGGTAGCTGCGGTCTCTGCCGCGTCGGCGGCGACGCTCGACGACGTGAAGAGCAAGGGGCATGTGCAGTGTGGGGTGAGCCAGGGACTTCCCGGCTTCTCCAACCCGGACGACAAGGGCAACTGGACAGGAATCGACGTCGATCTGTGCCGGGCGATCGCCGCGGCCATTTTCGGCGACCCGGACAAGGTGAACTACACGCCGCTGTCGGCGAAGGAGCGCTTTACCGCCCTGCAGTCGGGCGAGATCGACGTCCTGTCGCGCAACACGACCTGGACGATGCAGCGCGACACCGCGCTCGGTCTCAACTTCGCCGGCGTGAACTACTATGACGGCCAGGGCTTCATGGTGCGCAAGTCGCTCGGCGTGACCAGCGCGCTGGAACTTGCCGGCGCGGCGGTATGCACCAATACCGGCACCACCACCGAGCTGAACCTCGCCGACTATTTCCGCGCCAACAACATGACCTACGAGGTCGTGGCCTTCGAGAAGGCCGACGAGGTTGTGCGCGCCTATGACGAGGGCCGCTGCGACGTCTATACGACCGACCAGTCGGGCCTTTATGCGCAGAGGCTGAAGCTGACCAATCCGGAAGACCACATGGTCCTGCCGGAGGTCATCTCCAAGGAGCCGCTCGGGCCCGTGGTTCGCCAGGGCGACGACCAGTGGTTCAACATCGTCAAGTGGGTGCTGTTCGCCGCCGTCAATGCCGAGGAGCTCGGCGTGTCGTCGGAGAATGCGGAAGAGTCGATGAAGTCGACCAATCCGTCGATCCGGCGCCTGCTCGGCGTGGAGGGCGATTTCGGCCCGGCCGTCGGCCTGGACAAGAACTGGGCCTATAACGTTATCAAGATGGTCGGCAATTACGGCGAGATGTTCGACCGCAATGTCGGCCCCGATACGCCGCTTGGCATCGCCCGCGGGCTGAATGCCCTGTGGACCAAGGGCGGCATCCAGTACGCCCCCCGATCCGCTAACGGCGGGTGCGGCCATGACGACGAGCCCGGGTGCACGTGTCGCGGACAAGCTCCGTGA
- the metC gene encoding cystathionine beta-lyase has protein sequence MVKEKPSTLAPETRLVTAGHDYAEHGFVNPAVYHASTVRYRDVETLMSGAQPYKYGRRGTPTSRALDTAIADLEGGHDARLAPSGLSAITTALLGLVRAGDHILVTDAVYRPARAFCDTMLARLGVETTYYDPRIGAAELAGLIRPNTRLLYTESPGSQTMEVQDLPALADVAHRHGLSVLIDNTWATGRFFRAFEHGADVVVTAATKYIVGHSDAMLGAIVGTAEIWPQLEEAHLTLGECAGPDDAYLGLRGLRTLDVRLERHMRNALEIADWLKSRPEVEDVLHPALPGATGHNLWARDFTGASGLFSVVLKPAPREAVAAMLDGLSLFGMGFSWGGYESLVIPFNPSGYRTATTWTHKGPALRFHIGLEHTDDLKADLDEGFKRLAATAG, from the coding sequence ATGGTCAAAGAAAAGCCCTCCACCCTCGCGCCCGAAACACGCCTCGTCACAGCCGGCCACGACTATGCCGAGCACGGCTTCGTCAACCCGGCCGTCTACCATGCCTCGACGGTGCGCTACCGCGACGTCGAGACACTCATGTCGGGCGCCCAGCCCTACAAGTACGGACGGCGGGGAACGCCGACGTCGCGCGCGCTCGACACCGCCATCGCCGATCTGGAGGGCGGCCACGACGCCCGGCTCGCGCCCTCAGGCCTGTCCGCCATCACAACGGCTCTGCTCGGCCTCGTCCGCGCCGGCGACCATATCCTCGTCACCGACGCCGTCTATCGCCCGGCACGGGCCTTCTGCGACACCATGCTCGCCCGGCTCGGCGTGGAGACGACCTATTACGATCCCCGGATCGGCGCGGCAGAACTTGCCGGGCTCATCAGGCCGAACACCCGTCTCCTCTATACGGAGAGCCCAGGATCGCAGACCATGGAGGTCCAGGATCTGCCCGCGCTCGCCGATGTGGCCCATCGCCACGGGCTCTCCGTGCTGATCGACAACACCTGGGCGACCGGGCGCTTCTTCCGCGCCTTCGAGCATGGCGCCGATGTCGTCGTCACCGCGGCCACCAAATATATCGTGGGCCATTCGGACGCCATGCTGGGCGCGATTGTGGGCACGGCGGAGATCTGGCCGCAGCTCGAGGAGGCCCATCTCACGCTCGGGGAATGTGCCGGGCCCGACGACGCCTATCTGGGTCTCAGGGGGCTTCGCACCCTCGATGTCCGCCTGGAGCGGCACATGCGCAACGCACTCGAGATCGCCGACTGGCTGAAGAGCCGGCCGGAGGTCGAGGATGTGCTCCATCCGGCCCTTCCCGGCGCGACGGGTCACAATCTGTGGGCGCGCGACTTCACCGGCGCCTCGGGCCTCTTCTCCGTCGTCCTGAAGCCCGCCCCGCGCGAGGCGGTGGCCGCCATGCTCGACGGGCTCTCGCTGTTCGGCATGGGCTTCTCCTGGGGCGGCTATGAGAGCCTCGTCATTCCGTTCAATCCGTCGGGCTACCGCACCGCGACCACCTGGACGCACAAGGGCCCGGCCCTGCGCTTCCATATCGGGCTCGAGCACACCGACGACCTCAAGGCCGATCTCGACGAAGGCTTCAAGCGGCTCGCCGCGACGGCGGGCTGA
- a CDS encoding CreA family protein, with protein MIRLPWLIAGALATLLAAAAPAWSADDDPELIFKKSTVWKFLSPDHKLATYAIDDPLVEGVSCHFTVPEKGGWMGWAGLAEELSDISLACRQVGPVSIKERFEQGDEVFRQRRSIFFKKMRIVRGCDPERNVLVYLAYSDKLIEGSPKNSTSTVAIMPWGAQTDVARCADFLDE; from the coding sequence ATGATCCGACTGCCCTGGCTGATCGCGGGCGCGCTCGCCACCCTCCTCGCGGCGGCAGCGCCGGCATGGAGCGCGGACGACGACCCCGAGCTCATCTTCAAGAAATCGACGGTCTGGAAGTTCCTCTCGCCCGACCACAAGCTGGCGACCTATGCCATCGACGACCCGCTCGTGGAGGGCGTGTCCTGTCATTTCACCGTGCCGGAAAAGGGCGGCTGGATGGGCTGGGCGGGTCTCGCGGAGGAGCTGTCCGACATCTCGCTCGCCTGCCGTCAGGTCGGGCCGGTCTCCATCAAGGAGCGGTTCGAGCAGGGCGACGAGGTGTTCCGCCAGCGCCGCTCGATCTTCTTCAAGAAGATGCGGATCGTGCGCGGCTGCGATCCCGAGCGGAACGTGCTGGTCTACCTCGCCTATTCCGACAAGCTGATCGAGGGCAGCCCGAAGAATTCCACCTCCACCGTCGCAATCATGCCCTGGGGCGCCCAGACGGACGTGGCCCGCTGCGCCGACTTCCTCGACGAGTGA